From Vitis vinifera cultivar Pinot Noir 40024 chromosome 5, ASM3070453v1, the proteins below share one genomic window:
- the LOC132253821 gene encoding uncharacterized protein LOC132253821: MKFYFKRSSETISRHFHQVLRAIIYLDDVFLKQPDGLKCPQEIKDNTKFWPYFKDCIGAIDGSHFRVKVSNDVVQRYRGRKYYPTQNVLAACSFDLKFTYVLPGWEGSASDSRILDNALVRDFDKLIVPQGKYYLADAGFQLKTGFLTPYRSTRYHLKEYSVHQPENAREVFNLRHSSLRNAIERAFGVLKKRFPIIASGTEPHYPVDTQSDIILACCILHNYLMGVDPDERLIAEVDRELFSEEAEFESMVLSLAEKCKEGEILREKIAMDMWKDYNRNR; this comes from the exons atgaaattttatttcaagcGTTCTAGTGAAACTATTAGTCGCCACTTTCATCAAGTTCTTAGAGCTATAATATATTTAGATGATGTCTTCTTAAAGCAGCCTGATGGATTAAAGTGCCCTCAAGAAATCAAGGACAATACCAAATTTTGGCCCTACTTTAAG gaTTGCATAGGGGCGATTGATGGGTCACATTTTCGTGTAAAAGTGTCAAATGATGTTGTGCAAAGGTATCGAGGGCGAAAGTACTATCCAACACAAAATGTTTTAGCAGCATGTTCCTTTGACTTGAAGTTCACATATGTTTTACCTGGTTGGGAAGGATCTGCGTCAGACTCGAGAATCCTAGATAATGCATTAGTGagagattttgataaattgattgTTCCACAAG GTAAATATTATTTGGCTGATGCGGGTTTTCAGCTAAAAACTGGATTTCTTACCCCATATAGAAGCACTCGTTACCATTTAAAAGAGTATAGTGTTCATCAACCAGAAAATGCTCGAGAGGTTTTCAACCTTCGACACTCGTCCTTGAGAAATGCAATTGAAAGAGCATTTGGTGTTTTGAAGAAAAGATTTCCAATAATAGCTAGTGGGACAGAGCCACATTACCCTGTTGACACACAATCTGATATTATACTAGCATGTTGTATCCTCCATAACTATCTCATGGGTGTTGATCCAGATGAAAGATTAATAGCAGAGGTCGATAGAGAGCTTTTTAGCGAAGAAGCGGAATTTGAATCAATGGTCTTGAGTTTAGCTGAAAAATGCAAGGAAGGAGAAATCTTAAGGGAGAAAATAGCCATGGATATGTGGAAAGATTACAATAGAAACCGTTGA
- the LOC109122610 gene encoding uncharacterized protein LOC109122610 yields MIEATTEVWTTYTKAHPGASQLKHKPIRNYDKLSILLGKDRATGSLVVGAKERQLRWAQEQNLDDTIPLGSSQHGIRDETFAYVENEATTETSFSSADASVSAPKSNKETKKRKAKYADIVSEELRSIRVGMDAVVAALDRSNLQNYTKEQLFEEIAKVGGMSDVSHMKAYQALTGDVSAARAFLACPIDRRKLWLSVKFGPTFFDA; encoded by the exons ATGATCGAAGCTACCACGGAAGTATGGACTACTTACACTAAG GCACACCCAGGAGCATCTCAGCTCAAACACAAACCTATTAGAAATTATGATAAGTTGTCCATTCTTCTTGGAAAAGATCGAGCAACAGGAAGTCTTGTTGTAGGTGCAAAAGAAAGACAACTTCGTTGGGCCCAGGAACAAAATTTGGATGACACAATTCCATTGGGATCATCACAACATGGGATCAGAGATGAAACATTTGCTTATGTTGAAAATGAAGCAACAACTGAGACATCTTTCTCATCTGCAGATGCATCTGTTTCTGCACCAAAgtcaaacaaagaaacaaaaaagcgAAAAGCAAAATATGCTGACATTGTAAGtgaagaattaagatcaattaGAGTTGGAATGGATGCAGTTGTTGCGGCTCTTGATAGAAGCaaccttcaaaactatacaaaagagCAATTGTTTGAAGAGATTGCTAAGGTTGGAGGCATGAGTGATGTATCTCATATGAAAGCATATCAAGCTCTTACGGGTGATGTGAGTGCAGCTCGAGCCTTCCTTGCTTGTCCAATTGATAGGCGTAAGCTTTGGTTGTCAGTTAAATTTGGACCTACTTTTTTTGATGCCTAA